ATAATAGCGTTGATTTAATTCTGCTAAATAGTCAACAACATCATCTGGTAGGCAATCAGGACGTGTACCGATGGAAATGCCGACCACGCCTTTTTCATTGACTACTTGTTCAAAGCGATGTCGAATGACCTCAACAGGTGCATGAGTATTTGTGAAATTTTGAAAATAAACAATATATTGATCGACTTGAGGCCATTTTTTATGCATCATTTGAACCTCTTTTTGAAATTGAATCGGTAAAGGATCTTGTGGTGCAACGATCATATCACCTGAGCCTGATACACTGCAAAAAGTACAACCGCCTTTAGCAACAGTCCCATCACGATTAGGACAATCAAATCCGCCATCTAAGGGGACTTTAAAAATTTTTCCGCCAAACTGCTGGCGTAAAGCATAATTCCATGTGTGATAGCGTTTATTCGGATCTTCTGTATATGGAAACTCAGACATTGTCATTCTTCTTTCTATTGTTGTTTACTTTTAAAGCGCCAAACAAAGCGTTTTTCTAAATAGATTGGATACGTCATCAACAGCCAAGCTAAGCCAAAACAGAATCCACCTAAAACATCACTAGGGAAATGAACACCTACATAGATTCTGCTGATACCAATCAGAAAAATTCCTAATCCTAAAAGAATTTGTAAAAATAAACAAAGATTTTTTTGTTTAATAAATTGCGGTAGTAGTAAAATGATTGTTCCATATAATAAGACACTTCCAGTAGAATGCCCACTTGGAAAACTGTAACTATGTTCTGTTACTAAATGATTTAATGTTGGGCGCGGACGCATAAATAGTAATTTGATCAAAGGGTTCGCCAAACCAGCAATCAAGCCTGTATTAATTAACAGCCAGAGAACCTCCGCATAATATTTTCCTCTAAATAATATAAAAGCAATTGCTAAAGTAAGAATCCCGACAGTCAATGGATCAGCGAATCTTGTATACCAAATAAAAAATTGATTAGCAAAAGGATACGGAGTTCTTGCGAGTGCAGTGATGGTCTGATCAAAACCGTTTAACCAACTTGGATAAAAACGTACCACGTAACCTAAAAACATAAAAACAACTAAAAAACAGCTGCCTGCAAATTGATAATATAATTTATTCTTCATTAAAAGGTCCTTTCCAAATTAGATAAAGCCTATTATAACATCAAATAAATAAGAAGGCATCTGAGAATCCGGAAAAAAGAAGCCTATATGAAAACTTTAAAAGTTTCATATAGGCTTCAAAAGTAAGAAGAGAATTAATCATCTTCTCCATCTTCATAATCTGATGGTCCATCAACCGAAATGTCACCAGAATTTGTTTGCAATGTGAATGATTTTGTTCCTTTTCCACGTTTGAAAGATGTTCTTTCCTTACCGAAAATCGTGCTATCACCCAATTGAGTTTTTGTTTTGATTGTTACATCATACAAAATTTCTTCTGTATTTACTTGAATATCTCCTTGTTGAGATTCAACTAGCAGTTTTTTAGGAATTTCTGTTCCGTATAATGAAAAACTGCCATTAGTAGTTTTGGCTTGTGCCTCACCTTTTAGATTCGTTACTTGAATATCACCATTGCTCGTCTCAATGTTAGTGATGCCCTTGATGTCACTTAAGGAAATGGAACCAGAGGTACTGTTTGCAGACCATTTTGAAGCAGTAAAATCATTTACTTGGATATCGCCGTTGGTCGTTTGGAAAGTCGCTTCATCTGCACGTACATCATTAAAGACGTTAAGATAACCATTTGTTGTTTTAATCGATAATTTTTCAGCATTAACATCATTAACATTGATATCAGAGTTGGTAAAGGCAATGGCTAAATCTTTTGTTGCTGCATTTGAAAGGTGGATAGAACCCTCAGCTTTGCCATCAATAATCAAGCGTTCAGTGTCATCTGGAATCGTTAATGTCACAGCTGAACCTCTATCAAAAAAACCAAATTTCAGACCTTCAAATTCCTTTTTTCTCTGGTCGCTATTTGCTGAGATCAATAATTGATTGTTTTTTTCCTTAACATCTAAGGTGCTTTTTATAGAAACTGGTAAGGAACTGCGAGAGTTCATTACAACCTTATTAGAATTTTCAGTCAGGATATAAAATTCAGCATTGCCAGAAAGATTTAGATGAATCTCTTTTTTACTTTGCTTATCTTTTATCTCATAAGTTTGTTTTTTTACATCGACCATAGAATTTTCAGCACGCCTGAAATAAACAGCACCACCTATTCCACCGACGATCATAGCTAAAACACCAATAGTTAGAAAAAAAGCAGTTGTCTTTTTCATATTAAACCTCTCCCCTTAAGACACGAACGTTCCATTGTAGATAACGTTGTAGACATTTTCCAAAAAATTTTGTTAATGGCGTTAGGATCAATAATCCAACAATTCCAGCACCAGAAAGGAAAATACTAGCAAACAACTGGAACATCGCTCCATCATTGAAGCCGGTAAAGACTGAGATTCCTCCTAAAATAGGTGAAAACAAGAAGACAACGCCAACTAGCCAAAAAGCGAAGAAAACCATAATAAAAGCAAAAATTATCCAAAACATAAAGAGAAAATTAAAAGAAAGAACGCCAGCAATTTGACAGAATCTTGTAAAACCATTATGGTGCGGACGTTCATAAGAACGGTAAGGATCCTCATAAGGATGTTCAAGTTCTTCCTCATAATAATAGTCATTGTTTACAACTGGTTGAATCTCCTGCCAGCCATCACGTTCAATTCTTTTTTCAGGAACGGAAATATCAAACTCCTGTAAAATTTCTTCAGCGATTCCTCGTGGTTTTCCTAAGCTTTTAGCAATCTGTTCTTCTGTGTCACCTTCAGCCAAACGTTCTTCAAAAATTGTTTCATATTTGTTCAAGATAAGAGCTTGTTGTTGGCTATTCAAAGGCTTTAAGTAGATTTTCAATTCGATTAAAAAATGCTCTTTATTCATTATTTTCCCCCATTTCATTTTATCGTCAGTTTACTTCTTCTCCACTATAATTTTTTTTGGGAGCAATAACAAGCCTTTGGTCAAAAAATCAGCCTAAGGTAAAGAGGTTGGTCAGTCTTAAGACCTAGTCAGAATGTCAAAAAAAGGGTAAAAGCCTATAGAAAAAACAAATCAATGGTAGGTACGAAATATTTTACATTTTTATTTATATATTCAGGAAATAAAATAAAAAAATATTTCTATTTTCTTTAAAAAAAGGGTATACTATAAATCAAGGATTACTTTTTTAGAAAATTCGGAGGATACATTATGAAGAAGTACGTAATATCAAGAAAAGAGCGGAGGAAAGCCGAACAGAACAAGCTTGCTTACGATCAGTTAAAAAAAGGAACCACTATGCTTAGCTCAGCGCTCGTTGTTTCCTCGATTGCTGCACCGATTGCCGCGCCAAAAATAGCAGAAGCTGCAGAAGATCAAAGTTCAAGCGCACAAGTAAGTTACTCAGATACAATGACACATACAGAAGCCGTTCAAGCAGAAACGACGACTGACTCAAACGATTCGATGACACAAGAAACTCAGACGACAGCGCCTGAAACATCTTCAAGTGAAGCGACATCTGAAACAGTGGAATCATCAGAATTAAATACATCAGAAACAACACAAAGTACTGAGGCAACTGAATCTACAGAAAAATCAACTGAAACAACAGACTCTTCAACCACCGAAACAGAAACCGAAGAATCAACAGAACCGAATCTTATGATGCGTTCAGCCTTTGCTCAATCTAGAAGTATCAGCCCATCCACGTTCATCGCTGAAATCGCTGGACATGCTCGTTCTGTTGCAGCAGCGAATGACTTATATGCATCTGTGATGATGGCCCAAGCAATCCTTGAGAGTGATTGGGGCAGAAGTACTTTAGCCGCAGCACCAAATCATAATTTATTCGGAATCAAAGGAAGTTATCAAGGACAATCTGTGACCATGAAAACATGGGAAGTTATCAATGGACAATGGGTTCAAGTAAACGCCGCTTTTAGAAAATACCCTTCTTATTCGGAATCATTCAGTAATAATGCTGCTGTTTTGAAAACGACATCTTTTCAAGCAGGGGTTTACTATTATTCAGGTGCATGGAAAAGCAACACGAATTCTTATAAAGATGCAACTGCTTGGCTGACTGGACGTTATGCAACAGATCCAGGATATAATACAAAGTTGAATAATATTATTACAACGTATAATTTAACTCAATACGATACTCCTTCATCTGGTGGCGGAAATACAGGCGGAACTACGCCTGGCGGAGGCAGTACAGGCGAAAATACTGGCAATAATAATAATACAGGCGGTGGAACTAGCAGTCAAAATGTGACCCATACAGTAAAAGCTGGGGATAGTTTATGGGCGCTGTCTGCAAAATACGGTATATCGATCGCTACTATTAAAAGCTGGAACAATCTTTCTAGCGATGTTATTTACGTCGGTCAAAAACTGGTTGTGAAAAAAGAATCAGGAAACTCTGGAAGTACAGGCGGAAGTAATTCAGGCGGAAATACAGGCGGTTCCGGAAATACAGGCAACACAGGAACGTCAAGTACTTATTACACAGTAAAATCAGGTGATTCGCTGTGGGCGATCGCCAATGCAAACGGTATAAGTATCACTAATTTACGTCAATGGAATAGTTTAAGCGGGGATATCATTTACCCAGGTCAAAAGCTGATTGTTAAAAAGGGTTCTGGAAACACTGGTGGGGGCAACACAAGCGGCAATACTGGCGGTTCAACAGGAAATTCAGGGGGTTCTAGCAATGCAGGAGCATCAAGTACTTATTACACAGTAAAATCAGGTGACTCGCTGTGGGCAATCGCCAATGCAAATGGTATAAGTATCGCTAATTTACGTCAATGGAATAGCTTAAATGGTGATATCATTTATCCAGGTCAAAAATTAGTTGTGAAAAAAGGCTCCGGAAGCACTGGAGGCAATACAAACAGCGGCAATAGCAGTGCAACTGGGAATACAAACAATTCTGGAACAGCAAGCGGTTATTACACAGTGAAATCAGGTGATTCACTGTGGGCAATCGCCAATGCAAATGGCATAAGTATCACTAATTTACGTCAGTGGAATAATTTGAGTGGTGATATTATTCAGCCAGGTCAAAAATTAGTTGTGAAAAAAGGATCTGGAAGCACTGGAGGCAATACAAACAGCGGCAATAGCAGTGCAACTGGGAATACCAACAATTCTGGAACAGCAAACGGTTATTACACAGTGAAATCAGGTGATTCACTGTGGGCAATCGCCAATGCAAATGGCATAAGTATCACTAATTTACGTCAGTGGAACAACTTGAATGGTGATATTATTCAGCCAGGTCAACGTTTAGTAGTTAAAAAAAGCCAAGGCGCTGCTAGCTCTTCTGGCAATCAAGGCAGTACTCAAACAGCAGGCTCACACACCGTAAAAAGTGGTGATACATTATGGGGACTTGCTCAAAAATATGGAACAAGCGTTCAAAAGGTCAAACAATTGAATGGCTTATCAAGTGATGTCATTTATATTGGTCAAAAATTGAAAGTTAAATAAAACGATTGATATTGCCTGAAATATTTGGTAGTATGGTAGCACATAATAGATATATAAACAGTGAAAAGGAATAGTAGAAAGAACTCTGTTTTAGAGAGCGTATGGCTGGTGAAAATACGCACAGAAGCTTTTGAACTCGCCTTTGAGTTATTTTACTGAATGAGTGACGGATACAGACTCTTAGAGAATTTTTCCGATTCTGATGAGCGGCTGAAAACAGTTGAACAATCATCTTCACTTTATTAAGTAAAATCGGCGACAGCCGTTACAATGTTGAGGCTTGTATTTATACAAGTGAACTTAGGTGGTACCACGTTGTCAATTTACGTCCTATAGGAATAGATTCCTGTAGGACTTTTTGTTGTGAATCACTGTGATTGCCAACGGCAGAACAGATGATGAACAATACTTGGCGACCAAAGGGAGAGAAGTTACCTAACTAGTGAATCACCCCAAGCCAGCACCCGAACAAAGTGTAAAAAGCCAAAAGTCCTAATCATCTTATCTAAAACAGATGATGAAATATGAAGGGTGCGACGAGAGAGAAGTTACCTAACTAGTGAATCACCCCAAGCCAGCACCCGAACAAAGTGTAAAAAACCAAAACTGCTAATCATCTTATTCTAAAACAGATGATGAAACACGAAGGGTGCGACGGGAGAGAAATTACCTAACTAGTGAATCACCTCCAAGCCAGCACCCGAACAAAGTGTAAAAACCAAAACTGCTAATCATCTTATCTAAAACAGATGATGAAACATGAAGGGTGCGACGAGAGAGAAGTTACCTAACTAGTGAATCACCCCAAAGTTACCACTCTAACAAAGTGAAGAAGGCTAGCCTTAAGAAATAGGTAAACCACCCACCATCAAAAACTAATAATCAAAAGCTACTTAAATAGGAGGAGAAAAAACGTGAGTTACGATCACAAGAAAATCGAAAAAAAATGGCAAAAATATTGGGCTAAGCATAATAGTTTTACTACCCATGATGATCCTAGCAAAAAGAAATTTTACGCTTTAGATATGTTCCCATATCCGTCAGGACAAGGACTCCATGTGGGACATCCAGAAGGATATACTGCAACAGATATTTTATCTCGCATGAAGAGAAGCCAAGGATACAGCGTGTTACATCCAATGGGTTGGGATGCATTTGGGTTGCCAGCAGAGCAATATGCATTGGATACAGGAAACGATCCAGCTGAATTCACAAAAAAAAATATTGAAACATTCAAACGTCAAATTAATTCCTTAGGTTTTAGTTATGATTGGAATCGCGAAATTAATACGACAGATCCTGAGTATTATAAATGGACACAGTGGATTTTTACCAAGCTATATGAACATGATTTGGCTTATGAAGCAGAAGTAGCGGTAAACTGGGTGCCAGAACTTGGAACAGTTATTTCAAATGAAGAAGTGATCGATGGCAAAAGCGAGCGCGGCGGCTACGATGTTGTTAGAAAACCAATGCGTCAATGGATGCTTAAAATCACAGCCTATGCAGATCGCTTACTGGATGATCTAGATTTGGTTGATTGGCCAGAGAATATTAAAGATATGCAACGTAATTGGATTGGACGTTCTGAGGGAGCCAATGTTGACTTCAAGATCAAAGGAAGCAATGAAACAGTAACAGTCTTCACAACCCGAGCAGATACATTATTTGGTGCTAGCTATTTGGTCATCGCACCTGAATTAAAAATAGTTGATGAAATCACGACACCAGAGCAAAAAGCTGTAGTTACGGCTTATCAAGCAGAAGTCAGCAAAAAATCTGATTTGGATCGTACAGATCTATCTAAAACAAAAACAGGAGCCTTTACAGGAGCCTATGCAATCAATCCAGTAAATGGTAAAGAAATTCCAATCTGGATCGCTGATTACGTTTTAGGAAGCTATGGAACAGGCGCTGTCATGGCTGTTCCTGCCCATGATGAAAGAGATTATGAGTTTGCTGATACGTTTGACATTGAAATGATCCAAGTAATCGAAGGTGGAGATATTACAAAAGCCGCGTATACGGGTGATGGTCTTCATATCAATTCCGATTTCTTAGACGGCCTAAATAAAGAAGAAGCCAATGAAAAAATGTATCAATGGCTAACAGAAAATGGCTGTGGTAGAAAAGAAGTGACGTATCGTTTGCGTGACTGGCTATTTTCTCGTCAACGTTATTGGGGTGAGCCAATTCCTGTGATTCATTGGGAAGATGGTACAACAACAACCGTTCCAGAAAGTGAGTTACCTTTAAGATTACCAAAAACGGATGATATCAAGCCAAGTGGAACAGGAGAGTCACCGCTTGCAAATATTACCGAATGGATCAATGTGACTGATCCTGAAACTGGTAAAAAAGGTAAACGTGAAACGAATACAATGCCGCAGTGGGCAGGAAGCTCTTGGTATCATTTACGTTATATCGATCCACATAACAAAAATGAAATTGCCAACTATGAGAAATTAGAACGCTGGTTGCCGGTGGATATTTATATTGGTGGAGCGGAACATGCTGTCCTTCACTTGTTATATGCACGTTTCTGGCATAAATTCTTGTATGATATTGGTGTTGTACCAACTAAAGAGCCGTATCAAAAACTATATAATCAAGGAATGATCTTAGGCCAAAGCTTCCGTGATGACCGTGGAGTACTTGTTCCTACGAATATGGTTGAAAAACGTGATGGTATTTGGGTCAATATCGAAACAGGTGAAGAACTTGAAGAAGCGCCAGCCAAGATGAGTAAATCTTTGAAAAATGTCGTGAATCCTGACGATGTTGTTGAAAAATACGGAGCTGATACACTAAGAATGTACGAAATGTTCATGGGCCCACTTGATGCATCGATTGCATGGAGCGAAAATGGTCTTGAAGGTAGTCGTAAGTTCTTAGATCGAGTGTGGCGCTTGATCGTAGACGAAAATGATAAAATGCGGGACCGTATTACAACGATAAATGATGGATGCTTGACTAAAGTGTATAATCAAACCGTCAAAAAAGTGACCGAAGATATGGAAAATCTGCACTTCAATACAGCAATCTCGCAATTGATGGTCTTTGTCAATGAAGCCAACAAAGTTGACGTGTTGCCATATGAATACATTGAAGGCTTTGTTCAGTTACTAGCACCAATTGCACCGCATATTGGCGAAGAGCTATGGGCGATTCTCGGAAATGACGAAAGCTTAACGAACGCACCTTGGCCGACGTACGATGAAGCCGCATTGATCGAAGATGAGGTTGAAGTCGTTTTCCAAGTGAATGGAAAAGTTCGTGCAAAACTAAATATTGCTCGCGGTTTGAGTAAAGAAGAATTAGAAGAAAAAGCGTTAGCAGCTGAAGAAATCCTGACATTTATTGAAGGGAAAACAGTACGAAAAGTTATTGTTGTACCAGATAAATTAGTGAATATTGTAGCGAATTAGTAACCTAACCTATAACTAGCTACGTGCCTTCCCATCTCGTTTGAGGTGGGATTTTTTGCGTTAAAGGAATCCTATCCAGATCGAGAACGTTCCTTAGGTAATTATATGGGTTATCTCTTGAGCTGCATGAAGAGGATGGCATAGAGCGAATTTTGAGCAGTTTTAGATATTCTCAATTGTGATGTATAGTCTAAAATAAATTTTGAACTATATTTCTGCAAAAACTCTAGCTATCTATTCTTACTCTTGATATGATTATACATAGAACATTTAAAGGAGAAAAAAGATGAAAAAAATCAGTTTAGTTATATTACCATTAGTATTATTGATCTTTAGTGGCTGTCAAAGTAATGGAGAAAAAAATAGTAGTTCAAGTGAGAATATAAGTCAGACGAATGAAACAAGTATTTCAGAGAGCGAAGATGAATCAGAAGGCATAGTTTTTGATGTGGAAGACTCTGAAATATGTGAAGATATAATAGATCAAGTAACTAAGAAAGAATCATTAGAAAGAGAAAAGCTAGATATACACATCTTTACTAACGATGACTATACTAAGAGAGATAAGTGGTTAGTGGAAATAATTACTTCAGATAATAAAGAAGTATATTTTGAGCTCACAAAAGATAGTCCTGATATCCAGAAAATAGATAAAGATCAGTATGATAAACTTTTTAAAGAAATTACATCATCAAATCATACTCCTGAAAAACCGTTATATAGCGAAGAAAATAACCAGTAATTTATCTATTGGCATGGTGGTTTTTGTCTGTGCAAATAACCGTAGTATAAATAAAACTATGTTTATTTATACTGTTTAGAATTGAATCAAAGCTAACAATGTAGCAAATTAAAAACAGGGATACTGAATAAACCAGTATCTCTGTTTTACTAAACTCATAAGAAGGTGAAAAAAATGATTAGCCACATGACATTCATTGTTCAAGATTTAGAAAAAGCAACCCTGTTTTTTGAAAAAATATTTGGTGCAAAAGAAGTCTATTCTAGCGGTATAAATACGTTCTCCATCGCGCAGGAAAAATTCTTCTTAATGAATGATCTTTGGATAGCGATCATGCAGGGAGATTCTTTACCAACTAAAACTTACAATCACATTGCTTTTAAAATAGAAGAAAGTGAATATGATGATTACTTAGAGAAAATCAATAGTTTGGGGTTAGAAATAAAAGAGGGGCGTCCACGAGTCGCGGGGGAGGCAAGCTCAATTTATTTCTACGATTTCGATAATCACTTATTTGAATTGCATACAGGGACTTTAGAAGAACGATTGAGTCGTTATCAAGCATAAACTGTTTTGCACAAATGTGATGTTCATGCTACAATATCCCTAAGAAATGACGAAGGTGGTGAATAAGTACAATGGTCAACATGTCAAAAATAACAGTTAGCTTTTCGTATACGATGGAGTACCTGGCTTTTTGTCATGTTATTATTTCCAATTTTTTATCTCAAGGGACAAGTGTGTCCAAAAAGGGCTAATTAATTGAATAAAACAGACCATTCAGACTTATTTACTGAAAAAGCAATCAGTCATAAAATAACATGATACTCGCTAATTGAGCTCGCTTCTGGCTAAAACCGTAGGAGTGAGTTGTGCGACTGACTAGTAAATGACGAAGGTTGAACGGAGAAATTCGCTCAGCTTTTTTGTGTACACCAAATAACTAGTGAAAATGTAAAGCAAAGGAAAATAAAAGACAAGAGAGTTTATTTCCGTTTATCTGTCTGAATGGCAGAAAGAGGACGATATGTTAGTACAATTACAAAAAATAACCAAAAATTATGGAAGTGTTCCACTTTTTGAAGAAGTAAATCTACAAATAAATAAAGGCGAAAAAATTGGGCTGATCGGCACCAACGGTTCAGGGAAATCAACGATTTTAAAGATTATCACTGGGCTTGAAGCAATTGATTCAGGAGTAGTCAGCTGCCAGAAAAATATTCGTATTGGCTATCTAGCACAAATTTCAGAAGTTTATGAACAACAAGTCAAAACGTATCTATTAGAAACCTTTACATTACTGAATTCGATCCAAAATCAATTAACACATTTAGAAGAACTCATGACCGATCCAACGTGTGATTTAGATAAAATATTAGTGCGTTATGGGCAAAAGCAAGAAGAATTTCAACAAGCTGGCGGCTATGAAATGGAAAATAAACTAGAAATGATTACCAATGGCTTAATGATCACTCATTTGCTGGCGAAAAAACTTTCAGAACTAAGCGGTGGAGAGCAAACGATTGTTTCTCTAGCAAGAATATTACTGCAAGAGAATGAGCTAGTGTTACTAGATGAACCGACCAATCATTTGGATGCCAAAAGAATTACTTGGCTAGAAGGCTATTTAACTCATGAGAAAACAGCATATTTAATCGTGTCACACGATCGTTTATTTTTAGACCATACGGTAGATAAAATTGTAGAGCTAGAATCAGGGCGATTAGAGAAATATAAAGGCAATTATTCAGCTTATAAGAGACAAAAGGAAGAGCAGCTTGAAAAGCTGAGAAAAGATTTTACAGAACAGCAAAAGGAAATTAAAAAAATCAAACTGACAATTCGCCGATTTCGTCAGTGGGGTTATGAAGGAGATAATGAAAAATTTTTCAAAAAAGCCAAAGAACTGGAAAAACGTTTAGAAAAGATTCAGAAAATCCCTAAGCCTAAAGATGAAAGCGCGAAATTAGGGAAGAAATTCAAAGAAGCTGATCGTTCAGGTAAAGAGGTACTTCAATTTAAAGCCGTTAGCAAAAACTATGCTGCTCAAGGTTTGTTCGATCAAATAGACTTTTCGTTGTTTTGGAAAGAGCATTCAGCCATTATAGGCGAAAATGGTGTAGGAAAAAGTACATTATTAAAGCTTGCTTTAAAATTAGAGTCAGCAGACAGTGGTGAAATCAAACAGGGAACGAATCTTCATATTGGCTATTT
The Enterococcus silesiacus DNA segment above includes these coding regions:
- a CDS encoding phospholipid phosphatase; this translates as MKNKLYYQFAGSCFLVVFMFLGYVVRFYPSWLNGFDQTITALARTPYPFANQFFIWYTRFADPLTVGILTLAIAFILFRGKYYAEVLWLLINTGLIAGLANPLIKLLFMRPRPTLNHLVTEHSYSFPSGHSTGSVLLYGTIILLLPQFIKQKNLCLFLQILLGLGIFLIGISRIYVGVHFPSDVLGGFCFGLAWLLMTYPIYLEKRFVWRFKSKQQ
- a CDS encoding leucine--tRNA ligase produces the protein MSYDHKKIEKKWQKYWAKHNSFTTHDDPSKKKFYALDMFPYPSGQGLHVGHPEGYTATDILSRMKRSQGYSVLHPMGWDAFGLPAEQYALDTGNDPAEFTKKNIETFKRQINSLGFSYDWNREINTTDPEYYKWTQWIFTKLYEHDLAYEAEVAVNWVPELGTVISNEEVIDGKSERGGYDVVRKPMRQWMLKITAYADRLLDDLDLVDWPENIKDMQRNWIGRSEGANVDFKIKGSNETVTVFTTRADTLFGASYLVIAPELKIVDEITTPEQKAVVTAYQAEVSKKSDLDRTDLSKTKTGAFTGAYAINPVNGKEIPIWIADYVLGSYGTGAVMAVPAHDERDYEFADTFDIEMIQVIEGGDITKAAYTGDGLHINSDFLDGLNKEEANEKMYQWLTENGCGRKEVTYRLRDWLFSRQRYWGEPIPVIHWEDGTTTTVPESELPLRLPKTDDIKPSGTGESPLANITEWINVTDPETGKKGKRETNTMPQWAGSSWYHLRYIDPHNKNEIANYEKLERWLPVDIYIGGAEHAVLHLLYARFWHKFLYDIGVVPTKEPYQKLYNQGMILGQSFRDDRGVLVPTNMVEKRDGIWVNIETGEELEEAPAKMSKSLKNVVNPDDVVEKYGADTLRMYEMFMGPLDASIAWSENGLEGSRKFLDRVWRLIVDENDKMRDRITTINDGCLTKVYNQTVKKVTEDMENLHFNTAISQLMVFVNEANKVDVLPYEYIEGFVQLLAPIAPHIGEELWAILGNDESLTNAPWPTYDEAALIEDEVEVVFQVNGKVRAKLNIARGLSKEELEEKALAAEEILTFIEGKTVRKVIVVPDKLVNIVAN
- a CDS encoding fosmidomycin resistance protein, whose product is MKKMISHMTFIVQDLEKATLFFEKIFGAKEVYSSGINTFSIAQEKFFLMNDLWIAIMQGDSLPTKTYNHIAFKIEESEYDDYLEKINSLGLEIKEGRPRVAGEASSIYFYDFDNHLFELHTGTLEERLSRYQA